A stretch of the Saccharolobus caldissimus genome encodes the following:
- the doxD gene encoding thiosulfate:quinone oxidoreductase large subunit, which yields MSSKELDLQHVETVSLFPIRFAVGWMWLDGGLRKALLKPAKLDPNSPSFVLNKVVTFLPHAGVFRPELISFLENPSLGATFLTIFSWFEILVGLFLIIGFLTRLWAFIGSAMAVSLAPAAWLGSTCEDEWQIFSLLLAGGVTLMLAGAGRYWGVDYFLYKKFGDRGLFQNVPILKWIKLW from the coding sequence ATGTCATCCAAGGAATTAGATCTGCAGCATGTTGAGACTGTAAGCCTATTTCCAATAAGATTTGCAGTAGGTTGGATGTGGCTTGACGGTGGTTTAAGAAAAGCATTACTTAAACCAGCTAAATTAGACCCCAATTCGCCTTCATTTGTTTTAAATAAGGTTGTTACGTTTTTACCACATGCAGGCGTATTTAGGCCAGAGTTAATATCATTTCTAGAGAATCCTTCACTTGGCGCTACGTTTTTGACAATCTTCAGCTGGTTTGAGATTTTGGTGGGTTTATTCCTAATAATAGGTTTTCTAACTAGATTATGGGCTTTTATAGGTTCTGCAATGGCAGTATCACTAGCTCCTGCTGCTTGGTTAGGATCCACATGTGAGGACGAATGGCAAATATTTAGCCTACTATTAGCAGGAGGGGTAACACTAATGTTAGCGGGCGCTGGAAGATACTGGGGAGTAGATTATTTCCTATACAAGAAATTTGGTGATAGAGGGCTATTTCAAAACGTTCCAATATTAAAATGGATAAAACTGTGGTGA
- a CDS encoding TQO small subunit DoxA domain-containing protein — translation MSKAYTVAAAIFSLIVIILILVVGQVSYGNVVGPLFNNSKKPKIIVCPENTELYNIGNFTFLKLNITDIDGPDAYPASVTMIVIKNSTFTLILNTEALSKSVVNITKAPWDLKKAVGYNDYSGIYLCLGTDAVFTLKLPAHLYPGSYEVILYVPALPHADYSTTLTLSDH, via the coding sequence ATGAGTAAAGCGTACACAGTTGCAGCAGCAATATTTTCACTAATAGTTATAATTTTAATATTAGTGGTAGGTCAGGTTTCATATGGAAATGTTGTAGGTCCTCTATTCAATAACTCTAAAAAGCCTAAAATAATAGTTTGCCCAGAAAATACAGAGCTTTACAATATAGGTAATTTTACCTTTCTGAAGCTTAATATCACTGATATAGACGGTCCAGATGCTTATCCGGCTTCTGTAACTATGATAGTTATAAAGAACTCTACATTTACTTTAATACTTAATACTGAAGCTCTATCTAAAAGTGTTGTAAATATAACTAAAGCTCCATGGGATTTAAAGAAAGCTGTAGGTTACAATGATTACTCTGGGATTTATTTATGTTTAGGTACAGATGCCGTGTTTACATTAAAGCTTCCAGCACATCTATATCCCGGCAGTTATGAAGTTATACTTTATGTGCCGGCTTTACCACATGCGGATTATAGCACAACTTTGACTCTATCAGATCATTAA
- a CDS encoding FAD-binding oxidoreductase produces MDWVSEVERVTKVSEGNNKGVVKWEITAIPQSYEEVRNIIKIANERKLSIYPYSLNSHHIGPPISVNIGLNLSNLNKIIEISDEDFYVTAQVGIKVNELYNILKNRGLFLPAYYNGSLGGFLSTNLPTPFSSFYGYPKNLILMAKIITGDGIIVKSGGKTTKFSSGYKLHKLLSGMLGWLGIYLEATLKAYPYPEVIVTAEVKSINLTSKYRPISLIYEREKEEKVIATFLGFKNAIEKMERELGIKTVNGFYTIDYSEGENVVSLHITRGREIEEVKKAYEYLSIRKTFCIIGTGYCRLVLNSFEGLEKLRSSINGYVVVEKGEYSGDYWGFRSTTLHRLKNALDPNAILCPGLYIT; encoded by the coding sequence ATGGATTGGGTTAGTGAAGTAGAGAGGGTAACTAAAGTAAGTGAAGGTAACAATAAAGGAGTAGTTAAATGGGAAATAACCGCTATTCCACAAAGTTATGAAGAAGTAAGGAATATTATAAAAATTGCTAATGAAAGGAAACTGTCAATTTACCCTTATTCGCTTAATAGTCATCATATAGGACCTCCAATCAGTGTAAATATAGGATTAAATCTGAGTAATCTTAATAAAATAATTGAGATTTCTGATGAAGATTTTTATGTTACTGCTCAAGTTGGCATTAAGGTTAATGAACTCTATAATATTCTTAAAAATAGAGGCTTGTTTCTTCCTGCATATTATAATGGTTCATTAGGAGGATTTTTATCAACCAATCTTCCAACGCCATTTTCTTCATTTTATGGCTATCCAAAAAATTTAATACTTATGGCTAAAATAATAACTGGAGACGGAATCATAGTAAAGAGTGGAGGAAAGACTACCAAATTTTCTTCTGGATATAAGTTACATAAGTTACTTTCTGGTATGTTGGGATGGTTAGGTATATATCTTGAAGCTACTTTAAAGGCTTATCCATATCCAGAAGTAATAGTAACTGCGGAGGTTAAGAGCATTAATCTTACGAGTAAGTATAGGCCTATCTCATTAATATATGAAAGAGAGAAAGAAGAAAAGGTAATAGCTACGTTTTTAGGATTTAAAAATGCAATAGAAAAAATGGAAAGAGAGTTAGGCATTAAGACTGTTAATGGTTTCTATACCATTGATTATTCTGAGGGTGAGAATGTTGTTTCGCTTCACATTACTAGAGGAAGAGAGATTGAAGAGGTTAAAAAGGCATATGAGTATTTAAGCATTAGGAAAACGTTTTGCATTATTGGAACTGGATATTGTAGATTAGTGTTAAATTCCTTTGAAGGTTTAGAGAAATTAAGAAGTTCAATAAATGGCTATGTAGTTGTAGAGAAAGGAGAGTATAGTGGAGATTATTGGGGATTTCGCAGCACGACTTTACATAGGTTAAAAAATGCCTTAGATCCTAATGCAATATTATGCCCAGGTTTATACATAACATAA
- a CDS encoding FAD-binding oxidoreductase, giving the protein MLIDRLKEVVGEEWVITGEDTELYSYPAFIPLKVNPPIVVLPGNEEEVIELVNLLNENNVKYLVRGSGTSLSGSTTPTQGEVVISLTRLNKIYSFEGYEITVGPGLANFMINKFLSTSNLFYAPDPSSYVVSSIGGNISHDSGGMHTPKYGTTFDSVVKLKVLLPDGSVDEIGGSNFFDPTSIFVGAEGTLGIILRATLRLFPRPEKSKTLMASFNSIEDAARAVINVFRCGVTPAAMEFLDKNSIIAIENTQYKANYPITEAILLIELDGYSENVEEEELRVIKAIRESKGEIHVPKDEEEKNRWWWGRKGAFPSFAYYSPAYLTLDANVPRSALPTILKFIYDISKKYGLPVANSFHAGDGTLHPLIGFNPKNVDETINAIKAAEEITKFAIKLGGVPSGEHGIGIEKIKFMKLYYSEDDLEVMRRIRNSFDVKGLLNRCKLIPPSKGEICNVVNKIHSHLLEGDI; this is encoded by the coding sequence ATGCTTATAGATAGACTAAAAGAGGTAGTAGGCGAAGAATGGGTAATTACTGGAGAGGATACTGAACTTTACTCTTATCCAGCTTTCATACCACTAAAGGTAAATCCTCCAATAGTTGTTTTGCCTGGGAACGAAGAAGAAGTAATTGAGTTAGTTAATTTACTAAATGAGAATAACGTTAAATATCTCGTAAGAGGTTCTGGGACTAGTTTAAGTGGTTCAACTACACCAACTCAAGGTGAAGTTGTTATATCGTTAACTAGGTTAAATAAGATTTATTCTTTTGAGGGATACGAGATTACTGTAGGACCAGGATTAGCGAACTTCATGATTAATAAGTTCTTATCGACTTCTAACCTCTTTTACGCTCCAGATCCTTCAAGTTACGTAGTATCTTCAATAGGTGGCAACATAAGTCATGATTCGGGGGGAATGCACACACCAAAATATGGTACAACATTTGATAGTGTTGTTAAGCTTAAAGTATTGCTACCAGACGGTAGTGTAGATGAGATAGGTGGTAGTAACTTTTTTGACCCTACTTCGATATTTGTAGGTGCTGAAGGTACTTTAGGTATTATATTAAGAGCTACATTGAGGTTATTCCCAAGACCAGAGAAAAGTAAAACCTTAATGGCTTCTTTTAATTCTATAGAAGATGCAGCTAGAGCTGTAATAAACGTCTTTAGATGCGGTGTTACACCAGCAGCCATGGAATTTCTCGATAAAAATTCCATAATTGCTATTGAAAATACTCAATATAAAGCAAATTATCCTATTACAGAGGCTATATTGCTTATTGAATTAGATGGTTATTCTGAAAATGTAGAAGAGGAAGAATTAAGAGTAATAAAAGCTATAAGGGAAAGTAAAGGTGAAATTCATGTTCCTAAAGATGAGGAAGAAAAAAATAGGTGGTGGTGGGGAAGGAAAGGTGCGTTTCCATCCTTTGCGTATTATTCTCCAGCTTATTTAACGTTAGATGCTAATGTTCCTAGGTCAGCTTTACCTACTATATTGAAATTTATATATGATATTAGTAAAAAATATGGGTTACCAGTAGCTAATAGTTTCCATGCAGGAGATGGCACTTTACACCCTTTAATTGGATTTAATCCTAAAAATGTAGATGAAACTATAAATGCAATAAAAGCAGCTGAGGAAATAACTAAGTTTGCCATAAAATTAGGCGGAGTCCCAAGTGGTGAGCATGGTATTGGAATAGAGAAGATTAAGTTTATGAAGTTATATTATTCAGAAGATGATTTAGAAGTAATGAGGAGAATAAGAAATTCTTTTGATGTTAAGGGTCTCTTAAATAGGTGTAAACTAATCCCTCCATCAAAAGGCGAGATATGTAATGTTGTAAATAAAATTCATTCGCACTTATTAGAAGGTGATATATAA
- a CDS encoding (Fe-S)-binding protein — protein MYNLSLKLTDMCTHCGFCLETCPTYVVTRNEVHSPRGRIEAIRAGINSIGFQTCMYCRLCETACPAGVKYGQIIIPFRKSDLKKVIIEKLLENPKLFSKVLKYTNKIHHLDIERFRKFIKDYEITEPLENNEEGDIILFPGCIESILFRKTVENAFKLLSKRYKVRILNGCCGLAHISNGNYEGAKKLAEKLSREVNGKKVVTLQSNCAAFMKEYKELFGIEINSYDFAEFLMKEGIEVPRINDTFTIHYPCHAYRQGLTKYIKELALRLGIKISEMEDPYFECGAGGDYWLSHPKLSDLVMKAKKEKIDKSGVKKVIVTNSVCALAIRSMGYEVFHLADLIFQSQQ, from the coding sequence ATGTACAATTTATCCCTAAAACTAACCGATATGTGTACTCATTGTGGTTTCTGCTTAGAAACTTGTCCCACATATGTTGTAACTAGGAATGAGGTTCACTCTCCAAGGGGTAGAATAGAGGCGATAAGGGCTGGGATAAATAGTATAGGATTTCAAACTTGTATGTATTGCAGGTTGTGTGAAACTGCATGTCCTGCTGGAGTTAAGTATGGTCAAATAATAATACCGTTTAGGAAAAGTGACTTAAAAAAGGTAATAATAGAAAAATTATTGGAAAACCCAAAATTATTTTCTAAAGTACTGAAATATACTAATAAAATACATCATCTTGATATAGAAAGATTTAGGAAATTTATAAAAGATTATGAAATAACTGAACCATTAGAAAATAACGAGGAAGGAGATATAATATTATTTCCAGGATGTATAGAATCTATTCTATTTAGAAAAACTGTTGAGAATGCATTCAAGTTACTTAGTAAACGATATAAAGTGAGGATTTTAAATGGTTGTTGCGGTCTAGCACATATAAGTAATGGTAATTATGAAGGGGCTAAAAAATTAGCTGAGAAACTTAGTCGTGAAGTTAATGGTAAAAAAGTAGTAACTTTACAGTCAAACTGTGCAGCTTTTATGAAAGAATATAAAGAATTATTCGGAATTGAAATAAATTCCTATGATTTTGCTGAATTCTTAATGAAAGAAGGTATAGAAGTGCCTAGGATAAATGATACGTTTACTATCCATTATCCTTGTCATGCATATAGGCAAGGACTTACGAAGTATATAAAAGAATTAGCCTTAAGACTCGGCATTAAAATAAGCGAAATGGAGGATCCTTATTTTGAGTGTGGTGCAGGTGGTGATTATTGGCTTTCACATCCTAAACTTTCCGATTTAGTTATGAAGGCTAAGAAAGAGAAAATAGATAAAAGCGGCGTAAAAAAGGTTATAGTTACAAATAGCGTATGTGCTTTAGCTATAAGATCAATGGGTTATGAAGTCTTTCATTTAGCTGATTTAATTTTTCAATCGCAGCAATGA
- a CDS encoding lipoate--protein ligase family protein, which produces MAIDEAIMQLREKVGYDTLRLYMWSPSGVSLGRSQSVEKSVYIDKIKELGFKLVRRPTGGGALLHPEDYEITYSIVLSLEHKVSKMSVDESAAEIAKGILYALQTLGESANIKGLGDKEKHPLCYLRSGSSDIVINGRKISGSAQVRDSKALLQHGTLLLKFEPEVWLKVIRAPGVNEEFLRSRVTGLYEYMDVNIDQIIEAMIMGFSKALNEKVFYSSLTSTEIKLANELYKRKYSNEKWNMLGLY; this is translated from the coding sequence ATGGCCATTGACGAAGCTATAATGCAACTTAGAGAAAAAGTAGGCTACGATACTTTAAGATTATACATGTGGTCCCCGTCTGGTGTAAGTCTAGGAAGGAGCCAGAGTGTTGAAAAATCAGTTTATATTGATAAGATAAAGGAATTGGGATTTAAATTAGTTAGAAGACCCACTGGAGGAGGAGCTCTATTACATCCAGAAGACTATGAGATCACCTATAGTATAGTATTATCATTAGAGCACAAAGTAAGCAAGATGAGTGTAGATGAATCAGCGGCAGAGATAGCTAAAGGAATTCTTTACGCTTTACAGACATTAGGAGAAAGTGCTAACATTAAAGGTTTAGGAGATAAGGAAAAGCATCCATTATGTTATTTAAGAAGTGGTTCAAGCGACATTGTAATAAACGGCAGAAAAATATCTGGTTCTGCACAAGTAAGAGATTCTAAAGCTTTACTCCAACACGGTACATTACTCTTAAAATTTGAACCAGAAGTTTGGCTAAAAGTTATTAGAGCACCAGGGGTTAATGAAGAGTTCTTAAGAAGTAGGGTGACAGGATTATATGAATACATGGATGTTAATATAGATCAAATAATTGAGGCTATGATTATGGGATTTTCTAAAGCCTTAAACGAAAAAGTATTTTATAGTAGCCTTACATCGACAGAAATAAAACTAGCGAATGAACTTTATAAAAGGAAATATTCTAATGAAAAATGGAACATGCTAGGACTCTATTAG